In Psychrobacter immobilis, a single genomic region encodes these proteins:
- a CDS encoding YbjQ family protein, whose amino-acid sequence MNNSLTQMLINYAPFILLFAAGWFFGSRHERQHLAQLSIAEQELSHIMVSSERFYVPKLVANTEGELVLGSVVIAQDYFKMIIARVLSIFGKNLTTYETLLDRARREALVRMRTEAQAKGYNHIYGLRLEVSNINQLGSMVEAIAYGTAVNSHE is encoded by the coding sequence ATGAATAATTCCCTTACCCAGATGCTTATCAATTACGCACCGTTTATTTTACTATTCGCTGCTGGTTGGTTCTTTGGGTCGCGTCATGAGCGCCAACATCTCGCGCAGTTAAGCATTGCAGAGCAAGAATTAAGTCATATTATGGTCTCAAGCGAGCGCTTTTATGTGCCGAAACTTGTTGCCAATACTGAGGGCGAGCTGGTACTTGGTAGCGTGGTTATTGCCCAAGATTATTTCAAAATGATTATCGCTCGGGTATTGAGCATCTTTGGCAAAAACTTGACCACTTACGAGACCTTACTCGACCGTGCCCGCCGCGAAGCTCTGGTACGTATGCGTACCGAAGCACAAGCCAAAGGCTATAACCATATCTACGGCTTACGTCTAGAAGTTAGCAATATCAATCAATTGGGCAGCATGGTTGAAGCCATCGCTTATGGCACTGCAGTGAACAGCCATGAGTAA
- a CDS encoding formate/nitrite transporter family protein — protein sequence MPQDIDSHTEHQKDPQTSYADYEGLADDSHKDGKQKGQQKNQQKDSQENSPNDKANDNDNANETKATEDLKENDLPEEISDEDKETIKKVANDNNVSQAKSYASILVEQVMDAKETFERSLGSLFTSAFTAGLEIGISFFMILSAFALLSSVLPSQYAIVLASLLYPIGFIIVVIGQSLLFTEQTSLLSLPVLNKIEPLHKLIRLWGIVIAGNIVGGCLFAALMIGLGLNMQLFSVSDIDTYAEHILGFRWWVIFGSAILAGWMMGVTAWLVTSARDTLSRIVLVTLITGSIGFLGLHHSIVGNIEIFSALLYGNTVSLGRYLLFLVVILLGNTVGGVVFVAVLKNRTFLFQIEKVKEQTASEQAEARSSINTRRP from the coding sequence GTGCCCCAAGATATTGACAGTCATACCGAACATCAGAAAGATCCGCAGACCTCATATGCAGATTATGAGGGTTTGGCTGATGACAGTCATAAAGATGGAAAGCAAAAAGGTCAGCAAAAAAACCAGCAAAAAGACTCTCAAGAAAACAGTCCCAATGACAAAGCTAATGACAATGACAACGCCAATGAAACAAAAGCCACTGAAGACTTAAAAGAGAATGATCTTCCAGAAGAAATCAGTGACGAAGATAAAGAAACCATCAAAAAAGTCGCTAATGACAATAATGTGAGTCAAGCAAAAAGCTATGCCAGTATCTTGGTTGAGCAAGTGATGGATGCCAAAGAAACCTTTGAGCGCTCACTTGGCTCGCTATTTACCAGTGCTTTTACCGCTGGGCTTGAGATTGGCATTAGCTTCTTTATGATTTTATCAGCTTTTGCGCTGTTGAGTAGCGTACTACCAAGCCAATACGCAATCGTGCTAGCCTCCCTACTTTACCCAATTGGCTTTATCATCGTCGTCATTGGTCAGTCGCTATTATTCACCGAACAAACCTCACTATTAAGCCTACCTGTGCTTAACAAGATTGAACCGTTGCATAAATTGATACGCCTTTGGGGCATTGTCATTGCTGGCAACATCGTTGGCGGCTGTTTGTTTGCCGCATTGATGATAGGTTTGGGTTTAAATATGCAGCTGTTTAGCGTGAGCGACATCGACACTTATGCCGAACACATTTTAGGGTTTAGGTGGTGGGTCATATTTGGTAGTGCCATCTTGGCAGGCTGGATGATGGGCGTCACCGCTTGGCTTGTGACCTCAGCACGCGACACCCTTAGCCGCATCGTTTTGGTAACGCTTATTACTGGCAGTATTGGTTTTTTAGGATTGCATCACAGTATCGTGGGCAACATTGAGATTTTTTCTGCCTTGCTATACGGCAATACCGTCAGCTTGGGGCGTTATTTACTGTTTTTAGTAGTGATATTGCTGGGCAATACCGTCGGCGGCGTGGTGTTTGTGGCAGTACTCAAAAACCGTACCTTCTTATTTCAAATCGAAAAAGTGAAAGAACAAACAGCCAGCGAACAAGCGGAAGCTAGAAGCAGTATAAATACCCGCCGACCTTGA
- a CDS encoding bile acid:sodium symporter family protein, whose product MEGLAIVTLVNSVIIPICLFLIMMGMGLTLVTNDFKRVLKYPKAVGIGLTNQLILLPIIGFALANIMPLRPEYAVGVMLLVLCPGGTTSNLFTYLAKGDVALSVTMTAIASVITVFTIPIVLSFSLIYFMGSGSEFELPVVKTMLTLVVLTIVPISVGMLIKRYAPTVADRSQIYVSRFGVIFLTFLVLFLGYVQRDIIVDAFIATGPVSVLLNLSTMALGYYSSKWFGLNWAQRTSVTLEVGLQNSTLSIFMALTLLSNYDMSMMPAIYTLVMFLSAGILVRIFSAQHDKLRKSEIENSVLAARML is encoded by the coding sequence ATGGAAGGTCTTGCCATAGTCACGTTAGTCAATTCAGTTATCATTCCTATTTGTCTGTTTTTAATCATGATGGGCATGGGTCTGACCCTCGTCACCAACGATTTTAAACGGGTTTTAAAATACCCAAAAGCAGTCGGCATTGGCTTGACCAATCAGTTGATACTGTTACCTATCATTGGCTTTGCCTTGGCCAATATCATGCCATTACGCCCAGAGTATGCCGTCGGGGTTATGCTTCTCGTACTGTGTCCAGGTGGCACTACCTCAAATTTATTTACCTATTTGGCTAAAGGCGATGTGGCGCTGTCGGTGACGATGACCGCGATTGCGAGCGTGATTACCGTCTTTACCATTCCCATTGTGCTGAGCTTTTCATTGATTTATTTTATGGGCAGCGGTAGTGAGTTTGAGTTACCAGTAGTAAAAACGATGCTGACTTTGGTGGTGCTGACGATAGTACCTATTAGTGTCGGTATGCTGATTAAACGCTATGCACCAACCGTTGCCGATCGTTCACAAATCTATGTGTCTCGATTTGGGGTGATATTTTTAACGTTTTTAGTGCTGTTTTTGGGCTATGTGCAACGCGATATCATTGTCGACGCCTTTATCGCTACTGGTCCCGTATCGGTATTATTAAATCTCTCAACCATGGCGCTCGGTTATTATAGTAGTAAATGGTTCGGTCTCAACTGGGCGCAAAGAACCTCGGTGACGCTAGAAGTCGGTTTGCAGAATAGCACCTTGTCGATATTTATGGCATTGACACTATTATCTAACTACGACATGTCGATGATGCCAGCCATTTATACCTTGGTGATGTTCTTAAGCGCGGGAATTTTGGTGCGCATATTTAGCGCTCAACATGATAAGCTGAGAAAATCTGAAATAGAAAATAGCGTGTTGGCAGCGCGTATGCTGTAG
- a CDS encoding valine--tRNA ligase → MSNHNLTTSIQAALSQLENAYNPAEVEAGMYQGWEESGYFKPTFDKEESFSIALPPPNVTGSLHMGHGFNNAIMDALTRYHRMDGDNTLWQPGTDHAGIATQMVVERRLEAQGLKRRDMTREDFVDKVWEWKEESGGNITSQIRRLGSSVDWSRERFTMDDGLSNAVKEVFVRLFDDGLIYRGKRLVNWDPKFQTALSDLEVENHDEKGSLWHFRYHFTDKDLTTQEGKNYLVVATTRPETLLGDTAVAVNPSDERYAHLVGKTITLPITGRVVPIVADDYVEKDFGTGCVKITPAHDFNDYELGRRHSLPLINILDERANILPAMEVYPDLQTREPELETTPSEYAGLERFAARKFLVAQAGEQGWLEDIEDYALKAPRAERGGTIVEPWLTDQWYVAVKELAKPAIDAVEDGSIEFVPAQYKNMYMSWMTDLQDWCISRQLWWGHRIPAWYDDATGEVYVARDEAEVRSKYSLSNDVILRQDDDVLDTWFSSGLWTFSTLDWADVNADPRVMDTFHPTSVLVTGFDIIFFWVARMIMMTMHFVKNEDGTPQVPFKTVYVHGLVRDGNGQKMSKSKGNVLDPIDLIDGIDLEALVEKRTSNMMNPKDAAKIEKQTRKEFPEGIPAFGTDALRFTFTSLASTGRDINFDLKRVEGYRNFCNKIWNASRFVLMNCVDSEGNAKPIDQAANPDVWELPEKWIMSRLNSTVADIHQHFAQYRLDMVSQDIYEFIWNEYCDWYVELAKASLNDDSVSDERKAQIRYVLLHVLETALRFSHPIMPYLTEQIWQTVAPLLGRKNTDSIVVADYPKTDDAQISEQVEADMAWLQELIASVRNIRGEMKLGNAVRLPVLLQNVSSDEEARLSRIKNQFKALAKVESLEIVKEGDEVPLSSSSMVGQLRVLVPMKGLIDPTAELARLGKSYDKLKGQSEGIARKLGNEGFVSKAPVEVVDAEKAKLAELEGQLTAMTAQMEELKAL, encoded by the coding sequence ATGAGTAACCATAACCTCACCACATCTATTCAAGCAGCCTTAAGCCAGTTAGAGAATGCGTACAATCCTGCAGAAGTCGAAGCAGGCATGTATCAAGGCTGGGAAGAAAGCGGCTATTTTAAGCCGACGTTTGATAAAGAAGAGTCGTTTTCTATCGCCTTGCCACCACCGAATGTCACTGGCTCACTGCACATGGGGCATGGTTTCAACAACGCAATCATGGATGCGCTCACGCGTTATCACCGCATGGATGGTGATAATACGCTCTGGCAACCGGGTACGGATCATGCGGGTATTGCTACGCAAATGGTCGTTGAGCGTCGCCTAGAAGCTCAAGGACTCAAGCGCCGTGATATGACGCGTGAAGACTTCGTCGATAAAGTGTGGGAATGGAAAGAAGAGTCGGGCGGCAATATCACTAGCCAAATTCGCCGTTTAGGCAGCTCGGTTGACTGGTCGCGTGAGCGCTTTACCATGGATGATGGTCTGTCTAACGCGGTAAAAGAAGTGTTCGTTCGTCTATTCGATGATGGTTTGATTTATCGTGGTAAGCGTTTGGTCAACTGGGATCCAAAGTTCCAAACCGCACTGTCTGATTTAGAAGTTGAAAACCATGACGAAAAAGGTAGCTTATGGCATTTCCGCTATCATTTCACCGATAAAGACCTAACGACTCAAGAGGGTAAAAACTATCTGGTCGTTGCTACTACACGTCCTGAGACATTGCTTGGTGATACCGCTGTCGCAGTCAACCCTAGCGATGAGCGTTATGCACACTTAGTCGGCAAAACCATTACTTTACCAATCACGGGTCGCGTCGTGCCTATCGTCGCTGATGATTATGTCGAAAAAGACTTTGGCACAGGCTGCGTAAAAATCACCCCAGCGCATGATTTTAACGATTATGAATTGGGTCGTCGTCATAGCTTGCCATTGATTAACATCCTCGATGAGCGCGCCAATATTTTGCCAGCGATGGAAGTTTATCCTGACTTGCAAACGCGTGAGCCAGAATTAGAAACCACACCTAGCGAGTATGCTGGACTTGAGCGTTTTGCCGCTCGTAAGTTCCTCGTGGCGCAAGCAGGCGAGCAGGGCTGGCTAGAAGACATCGAAGACTATGCACTCAAAGCGCCGCGTGCTGAGCGTGGCGGTACGATCGTTGAGCCGTGGTTGACCGATCAGTGGTATGTCGCTGTTAAAGAGCTTGCTAAGCCTGCGATTGACGCGGTAGAAGACGGCAGCATTGAGTTCGTCCCTGCGCAGTACAAAAATATGTATATGTCGTGGATGACCGATCTGCAAGACTGGTGCATCAGTCGTCAGTTGTGGTGGGGACATCGTATCCCTGCATGGTATGACGATGCGACTGGTGAAGTCTATGTCGCCCGTGACGAAGCAGAAGTGCGTAGTAAATACAGTCTCAGCAATGATGTGATCTTGCGCCAAGATGATGACGTACTTGATACTTGGTTCAGCTCGGGTCTATGGACGTTTAGTACGCTTGACTGGGCAGACGTCAACGCTGATCCACGCGTGATGGATACTTTCCATCCAACCAGCGTGTTGGTGACAGGTTTTGATATTATCTTCTTTTGGGTAGCCCGCATGATCATGATGACCATGCACTTTGTGAAAAACGAAGACGGCACGCCGCAAGTACCGTTTAAGACCGTCTATGTGCATGGTCTGGTCCGTGATGGCAATGGTCAAAAAATGTCTAAATCAAAAGGTAACGTCTTAGATCCGATTGACCTAATCGATGGTATCGATCTAGAAGCGCTGGTAGAAAAACGCACCAGCAATATGATGAATCCAAAAGACGCGGCCAAAATTGAAAAACAAACGCGTAAAGAGTTCCCAGAAGGCATCCCAGCCTTTGGTACGGATGCGCTGCGCTTTACCTTTACATCCCTTGCCAGTACCGGTCGCGATATTAACTTTGATCTAAAGCGTGTCGAAGGCTATCGTAACTTCTGTAATAAAATCTGGAACGCCAGCCGTTTTGTACTTATGAACTGCGTCGATAGCGAAGGCAATGCCAAGCCTATCGATCAAGCGGCCAACCCTGACGTTTGGGAATTACCAGAAAAATGGATCATGAGCCGCCTGAACTCTACCGTTGCCGATATTCATCAGCATTTTGCTCAGTATCGTCTCGATATGGTCAGCCAAGATATCTATGAGTTTATCTGGAATGAATACTGTGATTGGTATGTTGAGCTTGCCAAAGCCAGTCTAAATGATGACTCGGTGTCTGATGAGCGTAAAGCGCAAATCCGTTATGTACTGCTGCACGTGCTAGAGACGGCGCTACGCTTTAGCCATCCAATCATGCCGTATCTGACCGAGCAAATCTGGCAGACAGTGGCACCGCTACTGGGTCGCAAAAACACCGACAGCATCGTCGTCGCTGACTATCCAAAAACGGACGACGCACAAATCAGTGAGCAAGTTGAGGCGGATATGGCGTGGCTACAAGAGCTAATCGCTAGCGTCCGTAATATCCGTGGTGAGATGAAGCTGGGTAATGCCGTACGTCTGCCAGTGCTACTACAAAACGTCTCTAGCGATGAAGAAGCGCGTCTATCACGTATCAAAAACCAATTCAAAGCGCTTGCCAAAGTCGAGAGCTTAGAGATCGTCAAAGAAGGCGATGAAGTACCACTGTCATCATCAAGTATGGTCGGTCAGCTACGGGTACTTGTACCGATGAAAGGTCTGATCGATCCAACGGCTGAGCTGGCACGTTTGGGTAAATCCTATGATAAGTTGAAAGGTCAATCCGAAGGTATCGCCCGTAAGCTAGGCAATGAAGGCTTTGTCAGTAAAGCGCCAGTGGAAGTGGTCGATGCAGAGAAAGCAAAACTGGCTGAGCTAGAAGGGCAGTTGACCGCGATGACGGCGCAGATGGAAGAGTTGAAAGCGTTGTAG
- a CDS encoding YbjQ family protein, translating into MTVQLSNLEHLPNYQITERLDVVYGSTVRSKHVGKDLFAGLKNIVGGELTAYTELLEESRQEAIDRMIVKAEALGADAVVGLRFSTSSIAQGASELFVYGTAVKAIPMPQQVYQTPPSDSYHQSGQQPNLQNSAPTATDDLPRFNPFG; encoded by the coding sequence ATGACTGTGCAACTCTCCAATCTTGAGCATTTGCCCAACTACCAAATCACCGAGCGTTTAGATGTGGTGTACGGCAGTACAGTACGCTCAAAACATGTCGGCAAAGACTTGTTTGCTGGACTTAAGAATATCGTCGGTGGTGAGTTAACGGCTTATACCGAGCTGTTAGAAGAGTCACGGCAAGAGGCGATCGATCGGATGATTGTCAAAGCAGAAGCTTTGGGTGCAGATGCAGTTGTGGGGTTGCGTTTTTCGACCTCTAGCATCGCGCAGGGAGCTTCTGAATTGTTTGTCTATGGCACTGCTGTCAAAGCCATACCGATGCCGCAGCAAGTCTATCAAACCCCACCAAGCGACTCTTATCATCAGTCTGGTCAACAGCCAAATCTACAAAATTCTGCACCGACAGCGACCGATGACTTGCCACGTTTCAACCCTTTTGGTTAG